The genomic window CTGCAGTTTCCAGCTTTTTCCTACATATCGTTTTGCATGTTCTGCTTCAAACACGCGCACAAGCATCCCGAGTTCCCTCGTTTCGTCGTCGTCGCCGTGCCGCGATGTCCCAGAGCTCATCTTCCTCTCGTCGTCTCCGAGCACCCCCGCCACCGCTGCCATTGATCCTGTGCCCGAGGTGTGCTGGGACGAGGACTAGATGGTTTGTCTCCGGCACAGACCGGAACCCCGGCGTCCGTTTTTACAAGTGCCCGAACCAGGGTGTAAGTCTGTGATCTGTACGCCCATCCACTAGATGTTGCAGTTTATGCTGATTGCTTTGTGTTTTCGAAATCATCATCCAGTTTTGAATCTGACGCAGGACGGAGGCAACCACACAACGAGAAAGCACATCAAACATTTTTTAATTCCTATGGAGGCACGTCAAAGCAGGAAATATAGGAATAACAACACTAAGTCAATTTGACAGTCAAATAAAGTTGTGACATCCCTTATTGGAAAATGAAAATCACACGCCAAGGATAAGAGTAATAGCATGAATTCAAATTAAACTGCCATCCAGCAAGGCACAAAGCTTATTGGAAAAACAGATCACAGTCCCAAATTAAGCATAAATGCAGGAAATCGAACTACTCTGGATTGGATTTTTGgattcaactactccctccgtttggaattacttgtcgcagaaatggatgtatctagacgtattttagttctagatacatccattttcgcgacaagtaattccgaacggagggagtacctgctTCAAGCGCTGAACCGAACATCACTCTACTGGCCCGTCGCGAGGCCGCTTCACAAACGGCAAGACCGGGTTGAAACAACTGGTTTTTTTGTGCCCAGCTACACCGCAATTGCCGCAGGTAGGGATTTTGCGAGGTTTCTTCGGAAGATCACCCCTGCGGGGTGCCCTTTCTCCCTACAAACCGTACAAAACCTCGATCGCGCGTCCTTGACCTCATATCCAGGTTTGTCCCTCGCTGTGGTTGGCCTACCCTTCTGCTTCTTCCTATCAGACGGCAGCAACGTCGACAGTGACATACTGGAGCCAGCTTCACCAGAAACTGAACTAAGCCCACACTCGGTGGAGATGAACATCTGAGAACACATGTCGTCTGGGTGCGAAGAACTTGTGCCCATCCTCTGAGTGGGATTGGCTGATTCCCCAATTTGAGTTTGGTCCACCAAACTTTTGCCATCCTTGACCGCCGCCAAAACAGTCAGCTCTGCCTTGCCTGCAATCAAGATGTCCATTGCTCTATCAAAGGCATCGACATTGCTATCACCAAGCTGGACAAACTCGAGCACGGTCAGGTGTAGTGCTGTATGCCTGTAGGAGGATAACCGCGGAGGCCCTTGATCCTTTTGGTAATGGAGAAGGTGAAGTGGCGAATTGTCGCGGGCATCTACTGTCCACCTTTTCATGACATGGAATCTGGGTATTTTTCTCACTCCCAAATGAATTAAAACCTGCATacaaggaaggggaagaaagaACATTACAACCTGAAGATGGAAACCTGGATAAATCATTCTGAAGAAAATGTTTATAGCGAAGCTGCTATAATCGGTCGGGGGTAAGTTAGGAACAACCTTGATAGCATGGCAACAAAGCATCCCCATGTGCTCGAAGAGCCCACATTCGCATGTGTACCTAGCACAGCCATCATGGACACTGACCACATGCATTTCACGGCACCACTTCTCTCGCTTCTCAGCTTCAACATGTCGCACGTGGTAGGTGATGCCCCGCTCAACTTCCTCAACATCATACCTACCAGAGCGATACAAAGCCTGGCCAAACATCTCGTACATTGTCCGGGTATAGACTTTACTTGCATGCTCCTCCAAAGGGTAATTGTATCGGAGAACTACCCCGCCCTGTTAAAACACACAAACAAATCTGTTAGCGAGGATGCAAAATAGAAAATAGATGATTTATCTAGTTGCGTTAAGTTTTTCTTCAACACACACCAGCCTCGTTCTCTTCTCTTGGAATCCTTCTTCAGCTTCAGTCGAACTGCAATTTGCTATATTGCTTCACAAAAAGGTTCATGGGGCATGCAGGCGGGATGTAGCCTTTCAACAAATGGTTTGCAATCTCGCTTCTTTGCGTACTGGTTTGCTTCGCACATAACTTGCCACTAAAATAAGGCTTCGCCCACTTGTGACGAACCTCGAAAATTTGTATGAGGAAAGTGTTGTTGTGAAGCTTGCATTTGTCAACCCAGGAATAGAGATTGTAGAATTCGTACGCCTCTGCCAGCGAATCAAAATTTGTAACTATGCCAACACAAGATAAACTGGTTCAACTTACACTTGCAGACCATACCACATTAGCAACACACAATATACATTCAGACCAGAGAGTGGTATTAGTACCAGACCACGTTTTTTGGGTCGATGAAATTTAACCAGGCTACAGAATGCCGGGGCACGCGTATAATCGTAACAGAACACCCAGACATGATTAAGAAAACGTGCAAGGACCATTTTTATGACAAGCCTGATTCAGTCTATATTGTCTCACCCACTCTACATTCAGACTGCTGCACGAAATTCACTAAACTTCTACAAATGGATTCCACCAAAGTATATATTTCCCTTTGCGATGTTTGAACACTAAAAAAGGTCACCATCCCAACAGAGAATCAGCTACCAGTACAACATTGGTCAGAAAGAACTTAATCACGCAATTACGGTGCTTCTTATTACTAGCAGTTCAAGCTCTTTTTGTCACTGAAAATTAACCAGGGACATACTACAGCAGTGCCACGGGTATTTTTTGCCGACCAACCACTGGTTAGTGCTGAAGCAAAACATCTAAGAACTTGTTGGGAAGGGTTGATTCAGATTTCTGTTGTTTCCTCCACTTTTTACCCAGAGTCCTACCCAAATTCACAAGCCTAATGAATTTTTCAGTAGTTGCTCGCATGACTGAGAACAGGAAAATGAACAGTTGGCCTAAAGGACAGAAAATCAGTACCTACCGGCGTATTGTCGCAGTCTCGCGCCGACGGCAGGTACACGCCCCCAGAACTGAATGCCGTGCAGGAATCCGACGCGGCACTGCGGCGGTTGGACTCGGCGGATGTGTGCAAGACGACGGCATGAGTCGCGCACCCAGGGTTTGCGGATGCCACATCTCCGCCACCAGCACTGAAGCTCTTGCAGGAAGCACTGGACGACTGGACATCAGCCAAGTCCACCACTTGATCCAACAGACGAATGTCCGGCGAGGGCGCTTCGACGCCCGAATCCGGCGAGAAGCGTCACTGCCCTCGCCCAAAACGAACGGCGGCTCGCACGCCTCTGGACCCGTTGTCGCTGAGATCGTTCTGCAGCACCGGCGACCGGAACGAGCTCGTTAGATCTATATTTCAACCAAGAAAAAATAAAGACAATGGGGTTCACTCACCCAGAGTCCAACCCCGCCTCCGTCGTCACTCCGAGGTTCGGCATGAGCATCGACAGCCGAAACAGGAAGCAGCCCCGGCGCCGGTGCTGTTCTCGCAGCTCACCTTGCTCTTCGCCCACCAACCACCAAGACGGGGAAAGGAATTCGTGCGAGACGCACCAAATGCGACTAACCACAAGGCCCAGTCCCATACATAGCTTCAGACGACCGGGGCCAGCCGTGCAGAGAACCGATGGCCCACTTTGCACCACGCGCGGGGCACGTCTCTTGTCCGTGCCAGACAAGTACCACGGACCGAGCCCACTGCACGGTCCCGACGCAGTGTATCTCTCTGTATTACACTATGTATCACTGCTTTAGCGCTTTTGCAAATCAAACTGCACGCATCACCGTGCAACTCGGGTGCGGCCGGATAGCTGCGTGCAGCTGCCGCTGCGTGCAGGACATCCACCAAACAACCCCCTAGTCTTGAAGGGCTGGTCATGAGAAATCCAAGGGTGAAAATAGTTCTTAGTTCTGACACTCGGTTCAAATGCTGTAGCTTTTTGAAAAAACTGAAACGGAATAAACGAGCAACGTCAAAACATGCATGTGAATAGGCGCCCGCTATCCATATGCACGAGGGCATGGTCCCCACATGCTACCATCATCTGTGTTAATAGTCCCATGCGTCACACCAGCTGCACTTGTCGGGAGATCGAGCCGCATCAAGTGGCTCGAGTGCGTGCGCTCGGCTTCGCCAAATAGTGCATCTACACTATCTAGTATTTAGGTTTTTTCCCTGAAGAAAACAGCACTGGAGATCAACAACTAATAAATCGCTGCTGATTTATAACTCTAGCTGTTCCGGCTACCACATGGTCCGTAACAGAGGTGTATCCACAGTCAACAGAGTTCGTGAGAGTTGAGATCCTGTATGCACAAGAAAAAAAAACTCAAGTAGGCTGTCACGGAGAGGTAACCCGCCAGATTTTTACCACGTGCAAGTCGCAAACGAATGAACATGAAACGTATGAATTCAATTCAATATCGTCACTGTACACACACGATCAACTACAGACCTCGAAGGCTCGAACCAAGAAACGAAATTGCACCGGAACGTTCATGAATCCACAACAACAAATCCCAGAAAAGAATAGCATGCGCGCGCGCACCGCGGCACCAACCGGGCGCCATATGGACGCACGCCTAGCAGAAGAGGTAGCTGAACGCCGCGGCCGCGACCGACACGGCCGCgaaggccggggcggcgccggtggcgcCGGAGgtgggcggcgcggcggtggcgccgGAGGTGGGCGCCACGGCGGGCGCGTCGGCCGCGGAGGCCGTGCCGACCAGTGACGAGGCgacgaccacggcgacggcggccGCGGCGAGGATCTTGGCCTTCAACTGCCCTGCCATCTTCGTGACTTGGCTTCTCGCTTGCTTGAGGAGGGCGAGGAAGGCGCCTTGTTGCTGTTGATTGACGCCGGTGTTGGTGCTTCGACGGAGAAGCGTGGGAGCGGCTTATATACAGCTGCGATTAGGCCGGCCTGCCTAATATAAGCTGGCGAACGGGAGGACGGCCGGCTGTCGCGTGGCTGGCTTGGGTTCATGGCGCGTGCGCGAGTGATTTCCGGCGCCGGTACGTGGGGTGGGGGGAGTTGGTGCGGGGCCCGTCGCTGCGCTGGACCGGCGAATTATTCGGGCGGCAGCCGGCAATTGCACATGGTGGGTGGCAACGACTCTGCCGTTCTGCtctgctggcctccgccgcgcgcGGCTGTGCAAACGGTGGGAGGTTTGGCAATTGCTATGGCGACCGCGAGCTGCTCCATACGGATGAATTTGTACAGCAGTCTTTTTTTTGAGAGCCTTTATTCAACAAAAGAGCTCCTAGCATCATCAGTCAATAGGCTGGTGAGTAGGAAGGTAGGTCTAGAACCAGTTCAACTTTCGATGACCATCAACGAGCAAGCATGCTTCGCGCAAAGATGGGCCGGCACATTGGCTGAtctgtttacatgttgaataacaaaagaagaaaaagagaaagctAGCTCTCCAATTTCTAACAATAAAGGTGCCACTATAGAAAGATATCGTGGCGAGTGTTCCAGAGGTGGACGACCTCCAGGCAGTCTGTCTCCATTATCACATGTGAAAAAACCCGTAGAGTAGCAAAGATAACACCATCACGAATTGCCAGGGTCTCACCGATGAATGGATCCGTTACCCCAACGTGTGGTTTACTCCAAGCTTCCAACAAGGCAGAGTCAGAGCGTGCCACACCACCTGCTCCTACCTTGTCTGAATCCATGTTGAGAGCGACATCAGTGTTAATTTTCACAAAGCCCGCATCTGGCGGTCGCCAACCATGTCCAGGGAGGACCGAAGCATGTGCAGAAGGAATATCAAGCACCGCCAAGTCTTTTCTGATGCGTCTCACTGTTATAAGAGGGTCAAGCTGTTCTCCATCATGAGTAATTCTGTTCCTGGAGTGCCATATTGCCCACATAATGGAGATCATTTGAGCTCTTTCAATATCTGTGAACTGAGCGTCACAAATTATATCTCTGGACCATGTATCTGGGTGCAAGTGAGGTCTACGAACACCAAGTAACTCATATGCTTGTTCCCAAAATAATTTGGCATGAGAGCAATGCACTAGCGCGTGCATCAAGTCCTCATCCATCGCAAAGCAGTCTTCACGCATGCTTTTATTCCTAGCTCTAGAAGATTTCATGGTCGTACTGTCGATTGATGAGTAGTAGTAACTTTTTAAAAATACAAGGGTTTAAAACTTAAAATAGCGAACAAAGCACATGAGTCAGCATTCTCCGTTTGGTTGATCTATGGATTCGGAAAAACCTGATGGTGAAACTGTAAATTTGGTCAGTAGCCCAGCACAAGTGTATGAGAAAGTTGTTGTGAGTTGAGAAATATGGGAAAGCTCAAAAGTTGTTTGGTTGCAATGTCTGTGAAACTGTAAATTTGGTAGAAACGGTATATAATGTCCCTGAAGGCTGGCCGTTTATATGTTGATTGACCGTAAAGTAGCAATTTGTACATTGGTGGATATTTCAATGATCATTTTGGAaagaaggaaggagggagggaTATGGGAGAAGAGAGGAGAGGAACGGTGCGCAGGGTGGAGCTAGGGGAGGTTTCCTAGAGGGCGGATCGAGGAGAGCCGAAGGCTGGAGGGGCGGGACGAAACTGAGAGTGGATCGAAGGTGCGGCGTGGCAGCGGAGGGCTAGCCAAAGTGGCAACGACACACGTAACCCCTACTTGTAAGGCGGACTTGTTCACTCACGCGATGTTTGTGTGTGGGTGGGTTGTTCAGTAGATGGATGCAGCGTTAAGGATGAGGAAAAATGAACTGATAAGACCCATCGGTGACACGGAAGGGAGTGTGGGGTAGTGTTCATCAAATACCAGTCCTCATTATGATGGAAGCTGCGGTCTGGTGACTCCGAGACTTGCACTACCTGGAAGTTGCACAGTTCCAGATCATGTGGTTGAAATTTTACTTTAACTGCCTTTTGTATTGCAAAAGTTAGGTCGAGATGTTGAACCAAAGACACCCTAAACCAGCTCCAACTTTGTGAAAAAGTGAGAAGTGAGGAATCACACATCTGTTACGTGCATAAGCTTTTTTTGTTTCATTATGTGCATAAGTCTACTTTTCTAAGAATTTGGCAAGCTTTTTTGTGAAAAAGATTCATATCTATTTAAAAAGTCCCGCCAAACATTATTGATCAAAAGAAATAAACATTGGGATACGTATTGATCATGCAATTGTTCTAGCCACATGCAGCGACCTTGATCAAGAGAATGTGAAAAATTGACAAGATTGTGAGCCTTCGTTTTTGCAATCCTTTTACTATCTTTTTGGAATTTAATGCTCACCCGGGTGCATATGAATTAAAGTTTAAAAACTTCGTCTCCATTTATTGATATTGTTAAGCCCAACATGTAGGACAGTCTACCTCGGGCTTGTTTTATGAGAGCAACCCAATTCCCTTAGGGCTGCATATAGCATCATGTGTACTCCCTTGTGTTGGGCTACTGGACTATTGAGGCCAGCGGCCTACTACCCACAAGTGGCAAACGAAACACAGGTCATAGCGATTCCTATTTAGCGCTTGTAGCGCCAGTTTTGAGGAGATCCATTTAccttttttcttctctctccaattTTTCATGGATACTAATTCTGGAATCTTCTAAATGCTTCCCCATTTtaagtttgttgttgttgttgttttcttttggttttaatttctagggtttttgtcctttcctttcctttttattattcctttttaatttaattttctgctttattattattttatacttttttccttttgttgttctaatctttgttaaattatatatatatatatatattttttggtttttgaatttgatgaactttattGAATTAGCAAAGATTTTTTGAAActaatgaacaaattttgaatttgcaAACTTTTCTTAATTTTCATGAATCTTTTTCTAATTTGTGCAACTTTTGAATTTTCCATCATTTTTAAATTTGTCATGAATTTTTTTAAAGGATGAACAATTTTTTTGAATTAGTGAACATTTTTGTCCAACTGTTTAACAAATTTCGAATTCATGATTTTATTTcaaattttctattttttccaaaaattacaAGCATTATTTACATCAACAAACATTTCCGGTTTGATGAACATCTTTTCAGAAACCATAAAAAATAGTGATTAGTTTTTTTCCTAAGCTAGGAGCAAACGGACTCGTGCCGGCTAGAGAGGGAGCAAGCCGAGCTAAAATGACTGGCAGCGATCGAGAGAGCCGAGTGGACGAGCAGGCGAGCGAGGAAGGGAGCTCCTAATCGGTGACTTCAGCACTGATTAGGAGAAAGGACGCTCGTGCACCATCCCTCATGGTTTGCCCAAGAGGAAGGTCATTCACTGGTTCCCTAAAAAGACAAATTCGGTTTGCTCAGTCATGGGTTGAGGAGTCACCGTTGACTGTTGacattttgaaagaaaaaaaatagtaaaAGGGAATTCATAAAAAGTTCGTCCAATTTGAaataaaaaatcacaaatttgagaATGTTCAGTAATTTTGGAAAAAACACAAATTTTTaagaagttcatcaaattttaaaaaatgcaaataagaaaaatcatcgaattgaaaaaaaaatcatcagtTTTGaataaaaaatcacaaatttgaaagagaaattcatgaaatttggaaaaaaacatgaattaaaaaaaatcaataattttgaaaaatgttaatcactTTGCAAAAAAATTCGtgaattttgaaaatgttcacaaattcaaaaagatcaccaaattttgaaaaaagttaatcatttttttataaaaaaaggtCACGTATTTTAAAAAAAGGATGTAACTAATCACATCGGGGCAAGTTTTCTAGTTGGCTACCGAATCTGACACTAAACGAGGAGGGTGTGGGTTCGAATCACTCGCCGCTCCACTTTCTGCAGGTTACAACTGAAATAAAGGTTAAATGGGCTTTCctgacgtggtggtggtggtggggggggggggtgcccgttTGCGAAAACTGAAGTAACGGGCGCTTAAGGCGTTGTATAGGAAATGCTATCGAGGAACTTAATGACCGAGTCAAGAGCTAGCGGGTGAAGAATTATTGGGCCTGCCCATACAGCACTCGCGTGAGCGCTATAACGCGATGCGGAGCTATAAGGGTTGGCTAGGGTTTTTTTAGGGGTTAAGGGTTGGCTAGCTGGAAATGCCCAATGGTGGACAGGCTCTATGTGGACTTAGAAAAATATTTTTCTACAACGCAAAAAAAATCGAGATTTTTTGTGCATACACAAATACACATATGACACGTTCAAGAAAATTTTCACGACAATATACTTTCATAAGTGGAGTAGACAAAGAAAACAAATATGTACATGAAAATGGGCCAATCCTTTTTTTATTGTTTGACCGGGACTATTTTTGTGTGCAGCTTGCAAACCATAATATTTTTGAACTAAAATTCACATATCCATGGTGAATATGTACAAGTTTTCGCagtttttttcgaattttttgaaACTTGGAAATATGATTTTTGAATCATTTCCAAAAACGGAAGCCAGGCCCCCATCCACCAAAATGTCGCTTCCCTGAGTATAGGAGGTCTCACAAGTCATCCGCAAGACCTCAACTAGAAAGAAAACAGATTTCTCTCTCTAGAAAAAAATGATCATAACCCCAGTTATTGGAAGAGGGAAATGACGGAGCAACAAATGACGGTGGACAACATCCACATTGGCACATTTTGCATCTCCGCGAATATCTCTATCGTGTCCTTCAAGCTCACTTCTGTTTATGGGCCTACTAGAAGTAATCTGAAATACTCTTTCTTCCAAGAGCTTGTGAGCATAAAACCTCCTCGGGGCACTAGATGGCTCGTTACGGGAGATTTCAACCAAGTTTATCGTGCCCGAGACAAAAACCGTGCAAATGTTGATCTATCTCGCCTGGTGCGCTTTCGGAATGCCCTTAACTCCTGTGAGCTGAAAGAAATCCATCTACAGAATAAAAAGTTCACTTGGAGCAACGAGCAGACTAACCCGGCCTTGAGCAAATTAGACTCTTTTTTCTGCAATGAGGATTGGGATCTCGATTTCGGCACACACATTCTCCATGCGCTCTCATGCTCACTCTCGGACCATTGACCACTCCTCTTGGCTAGTGATAAGGGACCAAAACGACCAAGATCTTCCCGGTTCGTGAACTTCTGGATTAAAATGCCCAACTTCAAGAAAATCGTCCAGGACGCCTGGGCTGAGGCTGAGGAAACCAGCCACTCCGAGCCCTATCAGGTGCTTTTCCACAAGCTTAAGAGGACGAGCCAATGCCTTCGCAAGTGGAGCAGGTCCATCTTCTCGAACCACAAAATCCAACTTCACATGGCCCTTGAGATCATCCTCCGTGTTGACATCGCGCAAGAGCATAGGCACTGTCGACGGGCGAATGGATTCTGAGAAAGGATCTTAAGAGAAAGGTTGTGGCCCTGGGAGTTCTTGAGAGGGCAAGGAAACGACAAAGCTCAAGAATTAAGTTGCTCAAAGAAGGGGATGCAAATACTCGCTTCTTTCACCTTCGAATCAACCACCGATGGAGAAGGAACTTCATCCACCGTATTAAGCACAATAATGGTTGGGTCACGAGCCATGACCAGAAAAAAGACATTATTCAGAATCACTTTAGAAAAGCCATTGggaaggtgaaagtgcaactatacctaggtggttttggtaattcataacaacatatagctcattgacctaatgctattccaagacaaagatttcaggaaagctcaatgagtggcatgacatggatgatgaaagtggatccctcaaaatattaaagacaaaggattggctcaagctcaaaagctcaagactctacattttacattttagtgatccaagatcacattgagtctatagaaaagccaatactatcaaggagggatgaggtgttgcttaatgagcctcttgcttcaagtgcttagtgatatgctccaaaaaccctcaactactttctcacatccacatatgacctaaacccaaagtcaaaatcggtcccaccgattctttatatccggcgccaccgagttcaattgtcatagccactgccacaaaccctaggcaaatcggtatcaccgatagggatctcggtctctcggtctcaccgagatgggattgtaatctctctatttcccttcgtaacgtttcggtcaaaccgaagtgagcgatcggtcccaccgagattgcaatgtaaactctttgtttccctttcataacatttcggtctcaccgaaaagagcgaatcggtcccaccgagtttacctgaccaactctctggttagctaattaccaaaatcggtctcaccgagtttgtctaatcggtctcaccgagattacgttatgccctaaccctaaccatatcggtcctaccgagttgcatgtcggtcccaccgaaatcactaacagtcactaggtttactgaatcggtccgaccgagtttgttgattcggtcccaccgagtttggtaaattgtgtgtaacggttagattttgtgtggaggctatatataccccttcacctcctcttcattcgtggagagagccatcagaacaaacctacacttccaacttaccagttctgagagagaaccacctactcatgtgttgaggccaagatattccattccttccatatgaatcttgatctctagccttccccaagttgctttccactcaaatcttctttccaccaaatccaaatcctgtgagagagagttgagtgttggggagactatcatttgaatcacaagagcaaggagttcatcatcaacgcaccatttgttacttcttggagagtggtgtctcctagattggctaggtgtcacttgggagcctctgacaagattgtggagttgaaccaaggagtttgtaagggcaaggagatcgcctacttcgtgaagatctaccgctagtgaggcaagtccttcgtgggcggcggccatggtggtatagacaaggttgcttcttcgtggacccttcgtgggtggagccctccgtggactcgcgcaaccgttacccttcgtgggttgaagtatccatcaacgtggatgtacgatagcaccacctatcggaaccacgacaaaaacatccgtgtctccaattgcgtttgaatcctccaaacccttccctttacattcttgcaagttgcatgctttaatttccgctgctgatatactctttgcatgcttgcttgaattgtgtgaagattgcttgacttgtgcaaagatagctaaaatttgccaaagtctaaaattgggaaaaggttaagtttttaattggtcaagtagtctaatcaccccctccctctagacatacttcaaggtcctacaagtggtatcagagctttgttctccattttctttgatttccatagcttttggtggtcatagccttggtttcgcaagctaggagagtatggcgtctagcaagggaaattatcaccgtacaGGTCCTTACTTTgctggcactaattttgctagttggaagcataagatgaaaatgcatattctcggacataactgttggggaacgtagcagaaattcaaaattttcctacgtgtcaccaagatctatctatggagaaaccagcaacgaggggaaggagagtgcatctacatacccttgtagatcgctaagcggaagcgttcaagtgaacggggttgatggagtcatactcgtcgtgattcaaatcaccgatgatcaagtaccgaaaggacggcacctccgcgttcaacacacgtacagcccagtgacgt from Triticum aestivum cultivar Chinese Spring chromosome 3B, IWGSC CS RefSeq v2.1, whole genome shotgun sequence includes these protein-coding regions:
- the LOC123070988 gene encoding uncharacterized protein; translated protein: MYEMFGQALYRSGRYDVEEVERGITYHVRHVEAEKREKWCREMHVVSVHDGCARYTCECGLFEHMGMLCCHAIKVLIHLGVRKIPRFHVMKRWTVDARDNSPLHLLHYQKDQGPPRLSSYRHTALHLTVLEFVQLGDSNVDAFDRAMDILIAGKAELTVLAAVKDGKSLVDQTQIGESANPTQRMGTSSSHPDDMCSQMFISTECGLSSVSGEAGSSMSLSTLLPSDRKKQKGRPTTARDKPGYEVKDARSRFCTVCREKGHPAGVIFRRNLAKSLPAAIAV